AGAAGAAAGGCCGGCCACGGAGATGCGGTCTGCAAGGGGAGAGGAGGCACTCCCAGGACGGATGGGACCTTTTGGGAGGAAGGCGCTCAAGGCAGCTGCAGCTCAGGGAGGGAAGTGCGCGTCCAGGGTAGATGGGGCCTGAGGAGACCAGCGGGGCGCCAGCGGCCAGATGCGGCTTTGGTGTGAGACAGGGTATCCCAGGCCTGATGCAGCCTCAAGAGAAGCGGAGCTCAAGGGAAGATGAAGCCTGGAGGAGAACGTGGGGGCGCAGGGTGCAAATGCACCCTCCAGGCGAGAAAGGGAGCACCGGGGGATGATGTGCTgctgggagagaaggcagggaggcACTGGGGGCAGATGCATCCTCGAGGAGAGATGAGGAGGCCCCGAGGCTCGGCCAGGTTGGGGTCCCTGGGCTGTAAGCAGCTGAGATGGCACCCAGGAGCTGCCCAGGGTCAGGGAGCTGTGGCCGCACTGTGGGCTCCTGGTCGtcggggagggaggggagaaaccCTGGCGTTCCTTAGCAGTGTTCTCGCTCCCAAGACGTGCACGACAGGTTTTGTGGAATGAGTTGTTGAAAGGAGTGAATGTCCAGTCCTGAGATCCCCTGAATTCCCACCCGAGTTCACTGCTAGTGTCCCTCACCCCACATGTCTACCTGAACCTAGGCTCCAGGAACTTCGGCCTTTCTCAGCAGCCCGGCCGTGCTGTGGTTCTCTCGACGCGCGTCTGGGAGCCGGGTGGCTGGGGATTCCTTCTGTAGCCTCTCGTGAGCCCTCGTTGACCACggcttctcccttcttttctagGGCATCTGCCTGAGCCCGCTTTTCTACAAGATGTGGGGATTTTTGAAGCGCCCTGTAGTGGTGACGGCTGACATCAATTTGAGCCTTGTGGCCCTGACTGGGATGGGGTTACTGAGTCGGCTGTGGCGACTCACCTACCCGCGGGCTGTGGTGTAAGCTAAATGACTCCATTCCCAGGGTGAATCTAGAATTGTACTTTGTGACAGGAGGCGCCCTTACTGAATAGCATAAATGGGAGAGTGAAATCCTGGCTTCTTGGTGATAGATGTTTTTGGCACTGAGAGGACAGACCAGTCTGTCCCCAGGACAGCCCCAGCAGAGTACACCTTTTAGGTCTTGCCTTCTGAGTCTGTAACAGATGAAATTTGGCCCATTAAAGGGGTGCAGTAGAGGAAAAACTGGTTGCCAGCCTTAGGTAACAGTTTTAAAGTCTGGATGGCAGAGGATTGATGGATTTGGAAGTGAGTCTTCACTGTTGAGAGCACTCTTTAGAATGTGTTTTTGTCATAATGGGAAGTGATTGCTGTTATTATTGAAGGGCTCTTTATTAACtgattaatgtgtgtgtgtgtgtgtgtgtgtgtggttttttttttttgagacggagtcttgctctgtcacccaggttggagtgcagtggtgccatctcggctcactgcaacctctgcctcctgggttcaagcaattctctgcctcagcctcccgagtagctgagattacaggtgcccgccaccacacccagctaatttttgtatttttagtagagatgggatttcaccatcttggccagactggtattgaactcctgacctcatgatccacccgcctcggtctcccaaaatgttaggattacaggcgtgagccactccgccCTGCTgcatgttcttttttgttttaactttttattatggaaaacgtcaaacatatacaaaagcaGGGAGACGAGTATAATGAATGACGCACACACCAGTATATTCATTACCCAGCTTCACCTTATCAGTTCACAGCCAGCCCCCTCCCTGCAGTGGATTTTACTTTGAAGCAAATCCTAGACATTATATTCATAGATAATTCAGCGGTATGTCTGTAAAAAAtgaggattcttttttttctttttgagacatagtctcgccctgtcgcccaggctgtagtgcaatggtgcgatcgtgattctcctacctcagcctcccgagtacctgggattacaggcatctgccaccacgcctggctcatttttgtatttttagtagagaaggggtttcaccatgttgaccaagctgatctcgaactcctgaccttgtgatccacctacctcggcctcccaaagtgctgggattacaggcatgagccaccgtgcctggcttaggattcttaaaagcaaaaatcacatAACCACAGTTGCATTATCATGCCTGAGAAATTGACAGCAGTTTCTTGGCTATCTTCACCTCTCCCTGATTGAAAACATGTTATTGCAGTTGATTCCCACGTTTTCCTTTCATACTTGCAGCCATTTCATTGGGTTATCGCTAGCCACAGACATGTGctgctggtgggggtgggggtgggggtgggggtggggggtgggtaggCAGGattagccttgcatcccaggaggTCTTTCAGCAGGTTGGCTCATAGTATCCACCTCAATCAAACACAAGGGAGAGACAGAATCTGTATGGGACAGTCATGCTGAGTGCCAGCTGTGCTTGGTGAATTCCCCGTGTCTCTGTGGGTGGGTGATGCTGTATGCGTCTCAATATTTGGGGATGGGAAACAACTGGGGCAAAAGATCCAGCCTTTGCTGATCACCCACCCAAAGTCATTTGGAAACACATAGACATTTATCCTCACAGTTTTTGTTTACAGTTAAGATTCTAATTGAATATAatatgagtttgttttttttctagttttgacgAAGTATATTATGGGAAGTACGTCTCTTTTTACATGAAACGAATCTTCTTCTTGGATGACAGTGGGCCACCATTTGGCCACATGGTGCTGGCCTTGGGAGGTAGGAGTCATCAGTTAGGAGAGTAGCCCCTACCCTTCAGGAcctcaaatacatttaaaacttaTCCGTGCATTTCTTACAGGCAGAAACCAGGTCTTATTATTGATGCATCTTGTTTATTGCTTGCCACAGTACTCTAGAAACTTTGCTGAATGGGATAGTTACTGATTAATCTTCTGTTCCAGGTTATTTAGGAGGATTCGATGGCAATTTTTTGTGGAACAGAATTGGAGCAGGTAAAAGATAATTTTCGTTTCCTTTATTAATGTGCACAGGTTAGAATGGAGAGATTGTGACTTTTGTAAAGATTAACaactgtggcttttttttttcctttcataccTAGTCCCGCAGAAACCGTGCCTTATTAATCTGAgtccagaaaataataaattggttGGATACAAATGAAAGACTTTTGAAAAGTCTGGTTAAAATCTTAGTGTTTAGTTACAATCATTATTTTAGCCCTTGTTTTTGGTACACATATTACATAGCATCTGATTGCAATTATCTTTTGTACATGTAAATTTTGTATATTGCcacaatgtttttgaaaatagggagggtaggccgggcgcagtggctcacgcctgtaatcccagcactttgggaggccgaggcgggcggatcacgaggtcaggagatcgagaccatcctggctaacacggtgaaaccccgtctctactaaaaatacaaaaaattagccgggcatggtggcgggcgcctgtagtcccagctactcgggaggctgaggcaggagaatggcgtgaacctgggaggcggagcttgcagtgagctgagatcgcgccactgctctccagcctgggcaacagagctagactccgtctcacaaaaaaaaaaaagaaaagaaaagaaaatagggagAGTAAATGTATAAGTAAGGCGGTAAATTTTAGAATCCTTAGTCCTTGCTGTGCTTCGTGAGATTGGGTTCCGTGACTATGCAAAGCTAATTTCAAAGCCTTCACCCATAGTTTATGCACTCTGCTGCGGATGTGGTCCCCAGTTTTGTAAATGTGCATTTTAGAGTCTGTGAACATGATGGTGCTATATGAAAACACAGCTGCAGTATATGGAGATGGTGTGTGCACAGTGTAGTCAGCTCTGCAGTGTGGTTGCTTTTCCAGAATATAGTAGCAACGTGCCTGTGTGGTCCCTGCGCCTGCTGCCAGCACTCGCGGGGGCCTTGTCGGTCCCCATGGCCTACCAGATAGTGTTGGAGCTCCGCTTTTCTCATTGTGCCGCCATGGGAGCTGCTCTGTTGATGCTTATCGGTAAGACCTACGCCCCTGCCTGCTCTTGCTGTCGTGCAGGGAAGAACTGACCCTTTGGCCCAGAAGATCACGTGGGCTTGGTGGGCAAGCTGCACCAGAAAGTGCATCTGGTTCATCCAAATTTGATGCTGCAAGTCACCCGCTCCCAGGCTGACCCCATGGTTATGGGATTGCTGAATTGTGGGATCAGATTCTTATCAGCAGTCGGGGTATGGCAGTAGAAAACTGCCCAGATGATGCTGCAAAGTCCATGCACATGTGGGCACCTCCATCTCCAACCAATCTTGCGACCAAATGATAACTTCCCCTTGTTCCATCACCTCCCAGGCCTTGGCCAGTTGAGATGGACTCGTGAGTCAGTGGATCCTCTTCAGAGAGGATAAGCTCACGTTTATGAACAGATGAAATTAAAGCAGATGAAAAGTtagattaggctgggcacagtggctcacacctataatccccgcactttgggaggctgaggcaggtggctcacttgagtccgggagttcaggaccagcctaggcaagatagTAAGACtgcatctgtacaaaaaattaaaaaagggtcgggtgcagtggctcacacctgtaatcccagcactttgggaggctgaggcgggcagatcacgaggtcaggagtttgagaccagcctggccaacatggtgaaaccccatctaaaaatacgaaaaatacaaaaaattagctgggcgtggcagcaggtgcctgtaatcccagctacttgggaggctgatgcaggagaattgcttgaacctgggagatggaggttgcagtgagccaagactgcgccactgcactccagcctaggcaacagagcgagactccatctcaaaaaaaataaataagccgggcacggtggctcacgcctgtaatcccagcactttgggattacaggcgggtggatcacaaggtcaagagatggagaccatcctggccaacatggtgaaaccccatctctactaaaaatacaaaaattagctgggcatggtggcgcccaccttttgtcccagctactcaggaggctgaggcaggagaatcgcttgaacccgggaggcggaggttgcagtgagccgagattgcgccactgcactccagcgtggtgacagagcaagactctgtctcaaaaaaataaataaataaaattagccaggtgtggtggcatgcgcctatagtcccagctactcaggagcctgaggtaggaggatcccttgagccctggtggtcaaagctgcagtgagccatgatggtgccactgcactccagcctgggcaacagagcaagaccctgattcaaaagaaaaagaaagagacagtaGAAAATCAAAAGAGATGTGTATTGGGTGATGACAGTATGAGGCCCTGTGTCTATAGAATGTTTTAACATTCACAGCAGCCCCACACAGTTGTATCGCTTCTGAAGTAATGCCTTTTTTCATGAATGTTTTTCATCCTCATACATTTTCCCTTGCTACCTTAAAATTGACACGTATTTCCTTTTTGAAACAGAGAATGCTCTCATCACTCAGTCAAGGCTAATGCTTTTGGAATcagtgttaatattttttaatctattggCCGTGTTGTCTTACCTGAAGTTCTTCAACTGCCAAAAGCACAGGTATGGAAAATGGAGTGTCTTCCTAGTTAACGAGAACAGAGATTCTGGGCGGTTTGTTGATCTGAGATGGTCCTGTAcctttttttgtttcgttttgttttgtgagatggTACCTTTTCATTTTGAGGAGTTGCTtgctaaatatctttttttttgagacagagtccctgtcacccaggctggagtgtaatggctcaatctcggctcactgcaacctctgcttcccaggttcaagcaattctccagcctcagtctcctgagtagctgagattacaagcacacatcaccgtgcctggctaattgtagtatttttagtagagacagggtttcaccatattggccaggctggtctcgaactcctgacctcaggtgatccacccgtcttggcctcccaaagtgctgggattacaggcgtgagcttctGTGCCTAGTGCTAGATATCTTTTGGTCCTCTAGTATTTTGGGGGTTGGCCCTTGGCTTGTGACTTCATAAATACATcttcatttttctataatttaaacTAACAGGACAAAATtttctgggcaaaaaaaaaaaaattctgctgggACAGATTCTTTGGGAGATGGGAATTCTTTCTTACTGCACCTGTGGCTCAGCACGGCCAGCCGACCCAGAAGGATTTCTCCAAAGAATTTGGAGCTTCTCTAGCCTTTTGGAAATGTGTCTGAACTATTCCTATCTCCATCTGCTCTGTTTTTATTCCAGCCCTTTTTGTCTGAGCTGGTGGATCTGGCTAACACTGACAGGGGTCGCTTGTTCCTGTGCAGTGGGGTGAGTTTGAGCTTCTGGTCTTGGGCAGTGTCCTCCTCCGTCTCCTCGTGTTTTCCTGTCTCGTGTTAACTCCATTTCCATCATGTCTTTGCAGCATCAAGTACATGGGTGTGTTCACGTACGTGCTCATGCTGGCTGTTGCAGCTGTCCATGCCTGGCACCTGATTGGAGACCAGACTTTGTCCAATGTAGGTGCTGATGTCCAGTGCTGCATGAGGCCGGCCTGTACGGGGCAGATGGGGATGTCACAGGGGGTACTTGGTGAAAAGACTCAAATCCCCAATGTTTCAGAAGCAGGCAGGCCTGGGCAGCCTCACCTGTAGGCCTCTGCAGGTGCCTCTGTATGGGAGGCCAGAGTTTCTGTCACTAACTTTTTCTAAGCTCACAATGTCTAGAAGTGGGTGCACTTTTCCACACAGTAGAACATGACTTTTCTTTGAATCTCTGGCAGGTCTGTGTGTTCTGTCACTTGCTCGCCCGAGCAGTGGCTTTGCTGGTCATCCCGGTCGTCCTGTACTTACTGTTCTTCTACGTCCACTTGATTCTACTCTTCCGCTCTGGGCCCCACGACCAAATCATGTCCAGTGCCTTCCAGGCCAGCTTAGAGGTAGGTAAGCAGTGGGCGTCGTGGCCACTGGAGAAGGAAGATGATAGTGGACCCAGAGTTTTCTTACAAACACATCAAGTGAACATTAGCACTTGAATCAAAAAATGAAGAATCCAcatccatatttctttttttttggccggcgggatggagtcttactctgtcacccaaactccgcctcctggcttcaagcgattctcctacctcagcctcccaagtagctgggattacaagcacttgcaaccacacccggctaatttttttgttttgttagtagagacgggtttcaccatgttggtcagtctggtctggaactcctgacctcaagtgatccacctgcctcagcctctcaaagtgctgggattacaggcgtgagccaccatgcccggcagctGGGAGCATTTTAAAGTCAAGTCCTACAAACCCTGGGCAGTTTCACCCGCCTTAAGGACCACACTCAACTGTGACCTTCATTCTTGTGAACCTCGCAGCAGTGGTAGAAGGTATCAGTAGAGGCGGTCAGGACCGTGGTTCCTGAAGTCAGCCAAGCCTCCTGGCGGCCGGTGCTGCAGTGCTGTGTGTTGCAGCAAGTTGTCTGGCTCACCCcagtcttggttttctcatctcttAGACATCATCATTGCTCTTACCTCACTGGATGCTTGTAAGGACTAAATAGGGTGCGTGTGGAAGTCTGAACTGAGTGCCTGGCCCAGAGGCAGCATTTGATCAGACTTAGTGCTCATTATGGTTCTATAATGTAACGTGACATGATTAAATGGTAGGTCATTACCACTCTTAAAAGAATGGCCACTAGCCTGATCATCACCCCAGAAGGAGGAGTGGCCATCGGGAAGGCTGGCTTAAgggcatttttctttctgtctctcactcATCAGCCTTCTGCTTCTGTCTCAGGGAGGACTAGCTCGGATCACTCAGGGTCAGCCTCTGGAGGTGGCCTTCGGGTCCCAGGTCACTCTGAGGAACGTCTTCGGGAAACCTGTGCCCTG
The nucleotide sequence above comes from Nomascus leucogenys isolate Asia chromosome 8, Asia_NLE_v1, whole genome shotgun sequence. Encoded proteins:
- the POMT1 gene encoding protein O-mannosyl-transferase 1 isoform X3, coding for MWGFLKRPVVVTADINLSLVALTGMGLLSRLWRLTYPRAVVFDEVYYGKYVSFYMKRIFFLDDSGPPFGHMVLALGGYLGGFDGNFLWNRIGAEYSSNVPVWSLRLLPALAGALSVPMAYQIVLELRFSHCAAMGAALLMLIENALITQSRLMLLESVLIFFNLLAVLSYLKFFNCQKHSPFCLSWWIWLTLTGVACSCAVGIKYMGVFTYVLMLAVAAVHAWHLIGDQTLSNVCVFCHLLARAVALLVIPVVLYLLFFYVHLILLFRSGPHDQIMSSAFQASLEGGLARITQGQPLEVAFGSQVTLRNVFGKPVPCWLHSHQDTYPMIYDNGRGSSHQQQVTCYPFKDVNNWWIVKDPRRHQLVVSSPPRPVRHGDMVQLVHGMTTRSLNTHDVAAPLSPHSQEVSCYIDYNISMPAQNLWRLEIVNRGSDTDVWKTILSEVRFVHVNTSAVLKLSGAHLPDWGYRQLEVVGEKLSRGYHGSTVWNVEEHRYGASQEQRERERELHSPAQVDVSRNLSFMARFSELQWRMLALRSDDLEHKYSSSPLEWVTLDTNIAYWLHPRTSAQIHLLGNIVIWVSGSLALAIYALLSLWYLLRRRRGIHDLPQG